GAAATGGAAGTTCGCGAGCTGCTTTCGGCTCAGGGCTTCGATGGCGACAACGCTCCGGTTGTTCGCGTTTCCGGCCTGAAGGCACTCGAAGGCGACCCGGTTTGGGTCAAGTCCGTCGAGGACCTCATGGAAGCTGTCGACGAGTCCGTTCCGGACCCCGTACGTGACCGTGACAAGCCGTTCCTGATGCCGATCGAAGATGTCTTCACGATCACCGGCCGTGGCACCGTTGTTACGGGCCGCGCCGAGCGTGGAACCCTCGCCATCAACTCCGAGGTCGAGATCGTCGGCATCCGCCCGGTCCAGAAGACCACGGTTACCGGTATCGAGATGTTCCACAAGCAGCTCGACGAAGCATGGGCCGGCGAGAACTGTGGCCTCCTGCTCCGCGGTCTGAAGCGCGACGATGTCGAGCGTGGCCAGGTTGTCGTCAAGCCGGGTTCCATCACCCCGCACACCGACTTCGAGGCTAACGTCTACATCCTCTCCAAGGACGAAGGCGGACGTCACAACCCGTTCTACTCCAACTACCGCCCGCAGTTCTACTTCCGCACCACGGACGTAACCGGCGTTATCACCCTGCCGGAAGGCACGGAAATGGTTATGCCGGGCGACAACACTGAGATGACCGTTGCGCTCATCCAGCCCATCGCCATGGAAGAGGGCCTCGGCTTCGCTATCCGCGAAGGCGGCCGCACCGTTGGTTCGGGACGCGTTACCAAGATCCTCAAGTAATACTTGCTGATCTGAATTACCTGCTGACCGGACTGGCCGCCTCACGGCCACCGCGAAGCCAAGAACAGCCCCGCTGCACTCGCAGCGGGGCTGTTCTGTTTCTTGCCCCTGCTGGAGCCGGGTCCAAGGCCACTAACGGGCCAGGTGTGCGTGTCCCACGATGGTGTGATGAACGTTTCCGTGAACACGGCCCAGGGTGAGCTGCGCGGCAGCTTTGCCGGCGGGGTCCATGCCTTCCTCGGGGTTCCCTATGCGGCTCCGCCCTTTGGCGGGAACCGGCTCCGGCCGCCGCAGCCGGCCAGGCGGTGGTCAGGGGTGCGTGATGCCACGGAGTTCGGGCCGGAGCCTCCGCAGGTGGCGCCTCCCCGGGAATGTCACTGTCTTTGGTGAGTCCGCCGGCGCGATGAGCATCGGCATGCTCCTCTCGATGCCCCGCGCCGAGGGGCTGTTCAGGCGGGCGATCCTGCAGAGCGGAGCAGCCACCAGGTGACGCCGGCCAGCGACGCACTGCGCAGCTCCGGATACCTCGCCGGCAAGCTCGGGGTCCCCGCGACACGCGACGCCATCGCGGGCGCCGGGGTCCCGCGGCTCCTGGCCGCCCAGACGGAACTGAAGGACGAGCTTCTTTCCGACCCGGACCCGGACCGGTGGGGTGAGGCCGTGGTGGCGAGTGCGATGCCGTGGCAGCCCGTCATCGACGGCGACATTATCCCGGGACCGCCGATCGAGCGGATTGCGGGCGGCGCCGGGGGACAGGTGGACGTCATCGCCGGCACGAATATTGAGGACTGGCGCCTGTGGCTGGTTGCCAGCGGAGCGATCGCCCGGATCGCCGACGAGATCCTCACCGGGCCGGTCCGTGCCTACGGGTACCAGGCGCTGGCAGCCTATGGCCTGCCGGCCGAACGCGCGCTTTCGGCCTACCGGGAGCACTACCCGACGGCGGCCCCCGGGGAGCTGCTCGCGTCGGTCCAGAGTGACTGGTGGATGCGGGTCCCCGCGATCCGCCTGGCCGAAGCACCCACAGCCGCCGGCGCTGCGGCGGGCACCTACATGTACGAGTTCGCGTGGCCTCACCGGGCATGGGTGCCGTGCACGCCGTTGAGGTGCCCTTTGTCTTCGACACAGCGAGCCCCGACGCGCCACTCTTCGGTCCGCTGCTGGGCAACGACCCGCCGCAGGAACTCGCGCGCACCATACACGCCACCTGGGTGGCCTTCGGAACCACCGGGACCCCGGCTGGCCGAGATACGAGCCCGGGCGGAGGGCCACGATGCGGTTCGACACCACCTCCCGGGTCGTTGAAGATCCCCGGAAGTGGGAGCGGGCCCTATGGGAGGGCCTGCGCTGACCACCCGGCGGTGATACATTTCATCTAGTCATTGGATTTACTGGGGGGGCTGGGCGGATTCGGGCAGCCGGAGTCATGAAGGACCTATATGCCGAGTGCCGTCCAGACCCTGCTGGTTGTCCTTCTGTTGGCCGGTGCCGTTGTGCTGGGCAGCCGCTGGGGGAGGGCGCAGGAACGCCGGCGCGGCAATGAGGCCCGCAGCGGCGCCTTCGCGGCCGGCTTCCGGGCGGGGCACCTTCAAGGCTGGAGGGACAGCCAGTCCGCCCATGGGCAGCTGGTGGCGACCACCCCGGCCGCCCCGACAGCGCCTCAACCGGTGGCCCAACCGGTGGCCCAACCCGTCCCGCCGGCCGGGACCCAGCCGTTCCCGCCACCCCAACCCACGGGGCGCCCGGAGTTCTGGAGTGCTCCGAAGGAACAACTCCCGCCCCTGCCGGTCCAGTGGTCGGGTCCTCAACCGTCCGGTCCGCCACCGGCCGCGCGCCCGGCCGTTCGCCAGGAATCCGCCGCGGAACAGTCCGCCCGCAAGGAGAAACGGGACCGGCAGAACATCAACATCACCCTTTACGTCGCCAGCCTCCTGCTGGTCGCCGCCGGTGCCCTGTTCGTCGGCACCTCCCTGCCGGAAGTTCTCCGCTTCGCCGGAGTCGCCGCCATCACGGCACTGTTCTATGCCGGCGGGTTGTTCCTGCACGCCAAGGCCCCAAGGCTCCGGCCTGCCGCCATCGCCTTCGCAGGCACCGGCCTGGCCCTCATCCCGGTGGCTGGCCTGGCGCTGTACAACTTCACCCTGCACGATGGACCCACTGCCTGGCTGGTTACCTCCGCCATCGGCACTGTGGCCTATGTTGCCGCCGCGGTCCGGATGGACAGCAGGGTCCTCGCCTACTTGTCGCTGACGTTCGTGGTGTCGACAGCGTGGTCCGGGATTTCGGTTCTAGGCGGAGCCTTGGTCTGGTACTTCGTGGCGCTGATCGCCATCGCCATCGTGTTGACGCTGCTGGCACTGATCCGTCCGCGCTGGATGCCGGGCGTCTTCCTCAAGCCGCTCATGGACCTGCACCCCTTCGTGGTCCCGTCCGTGGCAGCGGCCGTGACCTTCGTGCCCCTGTTGCTTGGCAAAGGCGAGTACGCGCTGATCATGTTCCTGTGCGGCACCTACTTTGCGCTGGTGGCAGCCGTTCCGCAGGGCCGATTCCGGGTCGCGCAGTACTACGGCGCGCGGGTGAGCCTCACCGTCGCTGCCACGGCAGCGGCCTGGGACGCGAGCGACAGCGTGCCCTGGACAGTGCTGGCCGCCGTCGTGCTGGCAGCCCTCCAGGCCGTGCTCGTGGGCTCCGGGATGAAGGTCCTTCCTGCCACGTTGCTGGGATCCACCAGCCGCAGGCGTGTGGACGCCCTCACCGCCTTCGGGCTGCAACTGCTCCTGACGCTGGTGTGGAGTGCTTCGACGCTCCTCGATGCAGCCATCGACCCTCCGGTTGACGTTCCGGGCTGGGTGCCGCTCCTGCTGGCGTTGCTCACCGGCATGGCCCTCGCAGTGGGACTGGGTGGATTGGCGGAATGGGCCCCGCTGGCTGCTCTTGTCCTGTCCGCTGCCGCTATTGACAGCACCGGCCGATTGACCCAGGCCGGTCTCCTGCTGCTGGCGGCGCTGTTCTGGGCCGTGCGGGCGCTGCCCTCGGGCGAGGTGCTGCGCCGGCACTTCGTTCTCGCTGCCCGCGTCGCAGCGACGCTGGCCGTTCCCGCCGCTGTCGCGGCTGCGGCGGGGGACGCCCCTGACTTACTCGCCGTGCTCTCCGCTTTCCTTCTTGCCCTCGTGGCGCAGCAACTCGCCACGGCATTTCTCGTGGGGGTGGGCGTTCCCTCGCTGGCACCCGACGCCAGCCTGGCGGCCTTCACCCTCGCGGCACTCCCCACCCTCGCCGGCGTGGCCCTCGCGGACGACACGGCGGGGAGGATGCTCACCGGCACCGCCATCGTGCTGCAGCTGATCGTCACCCTGGCCATCGGCTGGGCCCTGTCGGGGGCGGCCTCGAACGGTTCTTCGTGGCGGCCCGGCGTCCATGAGCTGTTGCCGCTGGGCATGGCGGCTGCGCTGGCCGGCCTGGCATTCGCCGCGGTCTCGCTCCGGGCGGGCAATATCAGCCTGGCCCTGGCGGTGTTGTATCTGGTGTTGGCCGCGCTGCGACGCGCCGTGCTGCAACAGCGTTGGAGCTACTGGTGGATGGCCCGGGGGACCGGTACCGTCCTGGTGCTGACGGGTGTCGAGCAGCTCCGTCGGGACACCGGCCCGCTGCTGCTTGGCGGCGAGGAACTCTCCGTTGCGTCGTTTGCCGTGCTGGCGTTGGCACTGCAGCTGGCCTTCCCACTTCGTGCAGAGGCCAGGGGCCGGGCTCCGCGCGGGGTGCTCGCGGACGTCGCCGGCGTGCTCGTGCTGCAGGCCGGCGCCCTGGCCGTGCTCAGGACCTCAACCCTGAACGACGAAGGATCCGGGAGTTGGCAGCTGACTGCTGCCGTGGCCATGATTGCGTTCAGCGCAGCGGCTGCGGGATTCGTCCTGCGCGCCCGCCGGCCGTCGACGGCGGTTGCCCCGGCGGCGTTGCTGGTGCTGCTGCTGGCCCGGGCGGGCTCGGCGCTCGACGTCGAGTTGGTGCTGGGCATCTTCGCCGTCTTCAGCGCCGTGATGGTGGTGGCGGCCTCCTCGCGCACCGCCAAGGGCGGCTACTTCGCTTCGGCCCGGGTACTCACCCTGGGCTTGGCCCTCGTGCTCAGCTACGACACGACGGTCTCCGTCACCGCCGTCTCGGTGACCTTCGGGCTCGTTCTCGCGGCCCAGCACGTGATCCGCTGGCTCATGCGGCACCGCCTGGTGGAAGTCCCGTTCCAGCAGGCATCGGTCTGGATTACGCTCGCTGCCCAGACCGTGCTTCCCCTGGGCTACCTTGTGGCCGAACCGGACGACGGCGGCCGCTGGGTCGTCCTGTTGCACGTGGCGCTGCTGCTGGTCTCAGCGGCGGTGGCCAGCCGCGTCTTCGCGGCACGTGGGGCGGCCTACCTGACGGTCTATGCCGCCGTGTTCGGCACGGTGGCGCTGGGTCCGCTGGCACAGTTCGACGGCGGCCCGGCCTCCGGCGGCTTCCTGGACCGGCCCCTGCTCAGCCGGGACGGGGTCGTGCTGGTCCTGCTTGGGCTGTCGCTGGCCGCCACCGGCGCAGGTCTGCTGTTCCGGCGGAACGCAAGGGCCGACGTCGAACGGTGGCTCTGGCTGGCCGCCTCCGGGGCTTTTGTTGTGTCCGCCCTGCTGCTGGCACCGCCGGCAGCCGACGGGTTGACGGCGGCGTCGGTCCTGGTTCTTGCGGTGGTATTTTTTACGGCCTCGCACCTCGAGCGGTGGCCGGCGTTCTACGTGCCGGCTGTTGTTGCGGTGCTGGCCGGTGCCAGGCTGGGAGCCGTCGAATTGCTGGAAGACGTGCCGGGCGCCTGGGGCAGCTACCTGCCGTGGCTGGCCGGCTGCGCCCCGGCTGCGGCGGCGCTGTATGCCCTCCGGTGGCTGCGCCGTGTCCCGCTGGCCGCCGATCCGGTCCGGCGCTGGTCGCTGGCAGCTGCCGGGGTCGTGGGTGTTGGACTCGCCGCGGCGGCCGGACTGTGCCGGGACGCGACGTCCTGGGCCGGTGCCGCGCTCGTGGTGTGCACCGCCGCAGTGTGCTGCGCCGAAGTGCCGGTGAGAGCCCGCAGGCTGGGCGCGGAACTGGGACTTTTCGCCACGACGGCGGCCGTGCAGCGCGCGGTGCTCTTCACCGGACTCGAAGCCGGCTCCGACTGGCCCAATTGGTTCTGGACGCTGCAGTGGTACGTGGTTCTTGCCGCGGTGCTGGGCGCCCTGCGCCTGGCGTCCGGGAACCGCAGGGCGGTCCGGCTGCTGTGGTCCGGCGGTGCCGGGCTGTTGACCCTGTCCGGGCTGGGGATCATCTTGGGCGGTGATCCGGGCCAGCAGCTCTGGGTCCTGGCGCTGATGGCCGTCCTGCTGATGGCGGGGCTGGTGGTTGGCGAACGGCTGTTTGTCTGGTGGGGCGCGGCGGGGGTAGCCGGGTGCATCCTGTGGGCAATGCGCCAGTACACGTTCGCGCTGCTGGCCCTCATTGCCGCGGCCCTGATCGCGATCGCGGTCTGGCGGCTGACCCGCACTAGGCCTGCCGCAGCCGAGCCGGCGTCGCAACCTGAGCCGGCGGAGCGTGGTTGACGGGGCCTGGCGCGGTGACCCAGGACCTGAATGGCAAGTTGTCAGGCCGTGACCTGCGGGAGTGCGGCGAGAGGCTCGGGTATCGTGCACCCTATGGTCGAAGGACGAAGTGCCGAAGCAGTGAGGGACAGGCCGGCGGGCCCTGCCGTCGGGCGCCTGGCGCCCACAAAATATTGGCTCCTCGCCTGGCTGGCCTTCCTGCCAATTGCGTTGGCCCGTGCAGAGAACTTCAGTGAATCAGACACGTTCTGGCAAATACGCACCGGCATCCTAACCCTCGAGGCGGGGAAGATCCCTACAGTTGATCCCTTTTCCTGGACGGCTGCCGGCGAACCTTGGACCTTGAACTCGTGGGGGTTCAATGTCCTCCTTGCGGGGGTGTACAACTTTGGCGGCCTGCCCGGTGTGGCACTCATTTGCGCCGTGATTGTGCTGGCCATTTTCGGCCTCGTCCTGCTTCTGGCCAGGAATCTCGGGGCTTCAGCGGCCGTGGCAGGCTGGTTGCTGTTCCCCGCGTCCCTTGTGCTGATCATCTGGTTTTCAGCGCGCCCCCACCTGGTGGATTATCTGGCCGTGCTGGTCCTCATCACTATCCTCAGGCGGATGCTTGACGCGCCGTCGCTGCGGCAGCTGTGCGCCCTGGCCTTGCTCATCACCGTCTGGGTCAATGTGCACGCGGCGTCCCTGCTGGGGGTAGCAATCGTCGGGGGGACACTGGTGCTCGCCGGCCTGCAGAGAAATACGCGACGTCGAGTCGGATGGTTGTCGGGTGCCCTGGTGCTCGCGCTGCTGTGCAGCTTGGCAAACCCCTACGGCATCGGTATCTTCTCCCAAACAACGCAGGTGAAGGCGGCGTCAACAGTTATCACCGAGTGGCAGCCCTTGAATCTGGCGGACCCGCGGCAGCTGGTCCCGTTTGCCTTGGGGCTGGTCGCGCTCGTCATCGCGGCGCGTCGGCGCGAAATTGTGTTCTCCGCGGCCCTCGTGGTCTCCCTTGCAGGGTCCGTGGCTGCCATGCGGATCATCCCCATCCTCCTTTTGGTGTCCCTGCCGATTCTGATGTCAGCAGCCTCTCACCCTGTTGTATTGCGCTACTTTGAGAGCCGTCGCAGGATGCTGGCCCAATGCGGCAGCTTGGCTGTGGCCGCCGTGATCGTGCTGGTGGCAATCAACCTCCCAGGAGTCGGACGACCTGATCCGGCGATTTATCCAACCGAAGCGATCAGGGCCATTCCGGACGGCTGCACATTGTTCAACGATTATCTGGTGGGAGGCCTTGTCATCCTGCAGCGCCCCGACGTGCGTGTCTCGCTTGATTCCCGCAACGACCTGTACGGCGCGGATCGCGTCAACAACTTCATGCGATTCATCGAAAAGGGGGACGGCGATCTGTCCGAACGCCTGTCCGGAGCGGACTGCGTTTTGGTTCCACCCTCAAGCGGCCTGGCACGGAGCCTGCGAGCAGACCCCCACTGGAAACTGGAAACGGACGAATCCGCAGCAGCGCTGTTCGTCCGCGTGCCGGGGACGTGAGCGTGCCGGGACTGCCGTCCACAGTGCGCACGATCAGCGCCCAGCCGGCGGGCAATGGCTGGCGGCGACCCGGCGCTGATATCGTTGCTGCCAACGAAGGGAGCTCACAATGGGCTGGTTTATTTTCCTGTTGGTGGTAGTCGCCGTCGTCGCCGGTGTCTTTTGGGCCAAGAAGCACTTCCGCCACGAGATTGAGCGGGCCAAGCGGATCAACCGGGCCAACCGGCAGAAATAGCCGGCCACATGCGGCGGGTTGGCCCCTGCCGGGTCAGGCCCTGCGTGCCCGGCTGAGTGCCTGGTACCAGTAGTACGAATCCTTGGGCGTGCGCTCCTGGGTGTCGAAATCCACGTGGACCAGCCCGAAGCGCTGCGAGTAGCCGGCCGCCCATTCAAAGTTATCCATCAGGGTCCACACGTAATAGCCCAGCAACTCAACGTCCTCGGCGATGCCGCCGGGCGCCGTAGCGTCCAGGGCATGACCCAGGTGGGATGCGATGTAGCTGATCCGGTCCGCATCCGCGATGGGGCCGGACACATGGTCGGGCTCGGGGAAACTGGCGCCGCTTTCGGTGATGTACAGCGGGGGCAGCGCCCCGGCGTACCTGTCCTTCAGCTCCCGTAGCAGCGGACCCAGGTGGTCCGGTGCCACCGGCCAGCCGAAGCCGGTGGTCGCGTATTCCGGGAACGCCGCCAGGTGGAACGGCATCTTCAGCATGGCATCCACGTTGCCGACGGGGCTTTCGCCCTGGCCGCGCCCGGTCGCAACCTTTACGGGGTAGTAGTAGTTAAGGCCGTAGAAATCGAGGGGCTGGTGGATGGTGCGCAGGTCGGCATCGGAGATCTTCCCCAGCGAGCGGAACCAGGGCTTGGCGATCAGCGGCACTTTCGGGTACCGGCCCAGGAGGATCGGATCCGCGTAGACCCGGTTCAGCACGAGATCGAACATCTCGGCCAGTATCCGGTCCGTCACCGAGCGTGTCGCGGGCCGGACCGGGGAATGCAGGTTGGTGACGCCCACGGCGCCGGTGACTCCCTCCGCACGCAGCGCCTGCACGGCGAGGCCATGGCCCAGCAGCTGGTGGTGGACGGCGGGCAGCGCGTCGAAGAGCAGGTCATGGCCGGGGGCGTGGACCCCCAGGGCATAGCCGTTGAGCGTGACGGACACCGGTTCGTTAAGCGTCACCCACTGCGCGACGCGGTCGCCGAAGCGGTGGCCGGCGGCCGCACTGTACTCGGCGAACCGTTCCGCGGTCGCACGGTTCAACCAGCCGCCGCGGTGTTCCAGCGGCAGCGGGGTGTCCCAGTGGTACAGGGTTGCCATCGGTGAGATGCCGGCCTCGAGAAGCTGGTCGATCAGCCGGTCGTAGAAGTCGAGCCCCTCGGTGTTGAACGGTCCTGTGCCGTCAGGCTGAATGCGCGGCCAGGAGATGGAGAAGCGGTAGGAGTCGATGCCGAGCGCGCGCATCAGTTCGACATCTTCCGGGGACCGGTTGTAGTGGTCGCAGGCGACGGCGGGGGAGTGGCCGTCCTGGATACTCCCGGGTTTCTGGACAAAGGCGTCCCAGCCGGAGGGCCCGCGGCCGCCGGCCGCGAGGGAGCCCTCGATCTGGAAAGCAGCCGAGGCGACCCCCAACTGGAAATCCGGGCCCAAGCGCGCGGCGAGGGCCTGAACTGCCACGGAATCCTGCACAGTCATGCCCCCATCATCCCCACGGTGCCTGCCGAAGGCAATGAG
This DNA window, taken from Pseudarthrobacter sp. ATCC 49987, encodes the following:
- the tuf gene encoding elongation factor Tu, with product MAKAKFERTKPHVNIGTIGHVDHGKTTLTAAISKVLYDKYPTLNEQRDFASIDSAPEERQRGITINISHVEYQTEKRHYAHVDAPGHADYIKNMITGAAQMDGAILVVAATDGPMAQTREHVLLARQVGVPYLLVALNKSDMVDDEELLDLVEMEVRELLSAQGFDGDNAPVVRVSGLKALEGDPVWVKSVEDLMEAVDESVPDPVRDRDKPFLMPIEDVFTITGRGTVVTGRAERGTLAINSEVEIVGIRPVQKTTVTGIEMFHKQLDEAWAGENCGLLLRGLKRDDVERGQVVVKPGSITPHTDFEANVYILSKDEGGRHNPFYSNYRPQFYFRTTDVTGVITLPEGTEMVMPGDNTEMTVALIQPIAMEEGLGFAIREGGRTVGSGRVTKILK
- a CDS encoding carboxylesterase family protein, whose amino-acid sequence is MNVSVNTAQGELRGSFAGGVHAFLGVPYAAPPFGGNRLRPPQPARRWSGVRDATEFGPEPPQVAPPRECHCLW
- a CDS encoding carboxylesterase family protein; this translates as MTPASDALRSSGYLAGKLGVPATRDAIAGAGVPRLLAAQTELKDELLSDPDPDRWGEAVVASAMPWQPVIDGDIIPGPPIERIAGGAGGQVDVIAGTNIEDWRLWLVASGAIARIADEILTGPVRAYGYQALAAYGLPAERALSAYREHYPTAAPGELLASVQSDWWMRVPAIRLAEAPTAAGAAAGTYMYEFAWPHRAWVPCTPLRCPLSSTQRAPTRHSSVRCWATTRRRNSRAPYTPPGWPSEPPGPRLAEIRARAEGHDAVRHHLPGR
- a CDS encoding GH1 family beta-glucosidase; translated protein: MTVQDSVAVQALAARLGPDFQLGVASAAFQIEGSLAAGGRGPSGWDAFVQKPGSIQDGHSPAVACDHYNRSPEDVELMRALGIDSYRFSISWPRIQPDGTGPFNTEGLDFYDRLIDQLLEAGISPMATLYHWDTPLPLEHRGGWLNRATAERFAEYSAAAGHRFGDRVAQWVTLNEPVSVTLNGYALGVHAPGHDLLFDALPAVHHQLLGHGLAVQALRAEGVTGAVGVTNLHSPVRPATRSVTDRILAEMFDLVLNRVYADPILLGRYPKVPLIAKPWFRSLGKISDADLRTIHQPLDFYGLNYYYPVKVATGRGQGESPVGNVDAMLKMPFHLAAFPEYATTGFGWPVAPDHLGPLLRELKDRYAGALPPLYITESGASFPEPDHVSGPIADADRISYIASHLGHALDATAPGGIAEDVELLGYYVWTLMDNFEWAAGYSQRFGLVHVDFDTQERTPKDSYYWYQALSRARRA